The following is a genomic window from Prunus persica cultivar Lovell chromosome G7, Prunus_persica_NCBIv2, whole genome shotgun sequence.
TACTCtacaaatagaatattttaaaggtaCAGGGGCCCGGCTATATCTaaatttcccttttttaattacttatgttttaattattggtCACTTAGAATACTAATTATTTACTAGAGAAATAATAGTTagaatataattactaatgaaaGTAATTAAATCAGGCTAAGACATTATTCAATTActgaaaagaatttttttcaaaaaaattattgacctAAAGAtactaagtttatatttattttttgaagaaaacctCTCctgacgaaatttcgtcggcagaggtattttcgtcgggagaggtctgcGCACttgtgccgacgaaatttcgtgaaatttcgtcgggagaggttgttttgctttttatctttaaatttttaaattttttaaaataaaattagtttcttcacttttgttttttggccaacttctttaatttaatacatgTAATTAGGTAATACCTtatccttttttaaaaaaaaattactttgcTCCCAGTTGTGGCCTGATATTGATATGCCATTTTCTGAGGTTACGGAATGCGTCCAGATCTTATCATCAATCCACATGCATTTCCTTCAAGGATGACAATAGGAATGCTCTTGGAATCGATTGCTGCAAAGGTACAAGCACCTAacgaattttccttttatgatTTGTTAACAGTCTATTCACAAAAAGAAATGCATTGCTGGTGCTCCCCCCGTAGACAAAGTACAGATGTTTATGTTCTGTAGTGGCCTGAACTGTTGTATTGCAGCAGTAATAAAGTGATGGAAGGTGCAATGGTTGGGGAAAATGTGAGAGTTTATTAGGATTTGGAAATGTTCAAATAGGACTTTAGGCGAATAAATCTCGATTGCCATCGAGTTGCTGGAAAGGGAAATTCAGATAACAGGATTTTTGGGAAGTTTCtggaaaataaaagtttacTGTTAGTTGCTACTCTTGGGTTATAGAGTTACGTTTTAATTACTGGATGAGCATAAATACTAGGACAtaaatttgcattttgataAAGTATTGCACAGCAGAGTCCATTGAACTTCTTGAAATAATAGTTTGTGTATCATATTTaacaatgaaaagaaaacaatcaaaGATGCTTCCTTGTTTTTTGTCACAAGGAGGTAGCTTGCATGGAGAATATGTTGACGCAACACCGTTTGCTAATTCAAAGAAGGCTCATGAAAAGACTCAACCAAAATCCGAAACCCTTGTTGATGAACTTGGTGAAATGTTTAAGGGTTTAACTACTATATGGTTTAGAGGTGTTGTACAGAGGGGTTTATGGAACCAAACTGACATGTGAGATCTTTATTGGTCCTGTTTATTATCAACGACTACAACATATGGTTTCAGACAAGTCAGGTAAAAAACTTTAACATTCCCTCCCACCCCTACAGATAAAAAGTCACATGaaattttaagattttctcaGTATAATTTTGCATGTATATTTCTCCAATTTCGTTTATCGGTTTCCTTACATGCCACTCCAAATTGGGGTGCAGGTCGTTCCACTGGAATGGTAGATTAGATCACCTGCCAGCCCATCAAAGGACGAAAGCAAGGTGGAGGTATACGTTTTGGTGAAATGGAACGAGATTCGTTGCTTGCGCATGGGGCAGCCTATCTATTGCATGATAGGCTTCATACATGTTCTGATTATCACATTGCTGCTGTATGTTCCACATGTGGAAGCATCCTAATACCCTCAGTCATCAAGCCAGAGAAACGGGTTGCGCGTGCAGTTAAGGGACTGCCCCCTGTAAGAGCTCCCAAGGTCTTCTGTCATGCTTGTGATACGAATAAAGGGGTGGAGACAGTTGCAATGCCCTATGTCTTCAAATACTTGGCTGCTGAGTTAGCAGCTATGAGCATAAAAATGACCCTCCAGCTAAGCATTTGAAGCTTGATCCTGTTCCTAGAGGGAGGATCAGTGTAAAACTTATACACTGAGATGAATAGAtcttaaagtttttttaattagttttttattcttttcttggtTGGGTATTATTTCATGCAGAATTATCCACCAAGCACACAAATAATTAGtgaatttcttcatctttctaTGAAAAAATTGGTATACTTCACAAAGAGCTTTGTCAAAGTATTCCCATAAAAGAGTAATGCAGCGtgaaattgaatatataaTTACATGAGCTGTGTATACATAAGCTTCTAACCTAATTCATATCAGAAGACGACCCATGAAGTAATAATTGGTGTGGGATGGCTCTGAATCAGAACTTCTGATCCGGCATTATTACCATTATCAAGACTCATTCTTCAAGATGATTGATCAATATGTCTTCTTTTGGAATTGTACATTGATTCATCTTCACTTGCACTTCTATTTGACATCCTTTCCATTTTCCGTCTTTTGGATCGACTTTTTActtcctcttccttctcatcaacaaatgaaataaaggtTTGAAGACGTGCAGACGTCGAGCTGCCGGCAGAAATCACTTCCTCAGTGTAGTGCTTGCTGAACTGGCGCAGCATAttgatgaaaaatataatcagAGCAAGAAAACAAGCTGAACCACAAAGAACAAAGAGGCCCCAGAAGCTTTTAAGTTGAAGCCTGTCAACTTGTAGCTTTGCGCCTTGTGAGGCACAACCACTGCTTATAAGCCATTTATCATGGATCCTTTGTAGATCCCCATTCTCTGACAGCTTCAAAATAGCAGTAGACATGTCCACTGATAAAGGTGAGTCCCTTGCAAAAGCCTGATTTGAAATGAACATGATAACTATGAGAATCCAGAACATAGGGCAACCAGTTCTGCTTTATATAACACTTTAGCAATATTAAGGTTGTTCTATCAAAATGTCTTGAAGGGTCTGATTTGGTAATATAACAGGTCAGGTTATCTGATAAAAGAGTATTACCAAGGTCATAGATATAATAGATAAAAGAGAAACTTACAAATCCCCAACCGCTTTTGGTGAATTCTTGACCTACAATACTGAAATCACATCTGCTTGAGAGGAATAGCTCAATGTATGGACGCTCATCAATCACTGCAGCAACACCACCTCTTTGGGGACCGTCCCTCAAGGCTTTAGCATAATCGTCTGGCATGATAAGAGGAACGAGTCTGGACTCGTCAACGTTGAGTTCGTCAGTTAGATAACCCCTGGCAAATGAACCTTGCTGGTAGCCAATGGGGTCATTGCTTGCAAGCAAAGTATCAAGGCCTTTGATAGAGGAAGAAAGCTGTTGCACTGTAAGGATTGAGGTCAAACTTGCAGTGTAGCTTGAATTGATTATAAGAACGACAAACAGCCATATAATTAGTACTAAGCGACCCAGGGTGCTGACTGTATTTTCTCCTGCATAAGatcccaaccaaaaaaaaagaaaaaaaaagaaaagtaaataagCATTACTGAAGCAGCTATTAACCCATGGTTGCTGGAAAAGCTACTAAATTAGTACGAATTTACTTACTATGGGCAAAGAACCAAGTTGAAAAGCTAAACCTGCAGAAGGAAAGCACAAATTTTAAGTGATTGTGGGATTATACCAAGAAGATGCCAATCCTAGTATGGCGAACTTCACAAATAGACATTATGAGAAAGTAACACCAATTGACAGACACTATCTCAATGTCTTGAACAAAGTAGAGAATTATACAGTTTCCAACGTAAAATGAGATAACATGAGATACTTCTTATTACTCACCACAGAATAGTgacaatttgttttttaggaGGCCCCCGAAAATCATCGTTCAACCTATGCTCTAAAATCCAAACAACTGTTCCGACAATGAGAAAGAAGGCAGCCGTGACGCCCCACATTATTGGATTGAATGGCCTCAGAAAAGCCCAAGGATTAGAATTCAACGTTGTCCTAACAGGTGCAACAACTACTAGCCCAGATTCAATAAATGGCTGTGTAAAATCTGCCATCCTTGTTCGGTTGGTGATGATTGCAATGTCACCTATTGCTCCATCAAATTCCTGTAGGGAAGAAGCAAatggaaaatcagaaaaaatatttacctTCTTAAGTTTAAAGAAATGCTCTGTATATGATACTCACACCCGTTCGGATTTTGTGCACAAGTTCAGTGCTTCTTGGGTTCTTAACGCCATCACCAAAAGGAATCAACTTGTATGGAACAGCATAGGGCAACATGTTCAATGCAGCAGTAAAAACATCAATGCAGTACCCAGTGAACATGTCATTGCCTTCTGCGTATGAAACAAATTCACGAAAACTAACATGTTTTGGGACTCCAATCTTCAAGTGCCTTCCATTGTTTGGAAATACCCAACCACGAGGCTTCTGTGTTGTTTGTCCAGGCCAAATTACGCCGTACAGGCTTTGATTTGAACTagaacggtttggtggctttgtGTATTCTGGAGGCACAACTGATAAACCCGAATAATTGGACCAGTAACCAATCTTCCTAATCCCTGTGCCAATCACATTTATGATTTCAAATACTGGATGAATGAGGTTCCTATCCGGAGTGAACTTAACAGGGCCAGATATGCCAGTCATATTAACCTGTAAAATGTTACGCAATAACAGATTCCCTCCATTAAAGATACTCATGGCATCAAGATTCAGATCCCCTCTGCGCAGCTGAGTCAACCTTGaatcatttgaaaatgaaatgtttCCTCCTTGATCAAAAAAGGCATTAATTGCATGAGCAAGCAACCACACAGTGTCGTAGGCATAAAGACCATAAGCATTCAACCCAATTTTGCCTTTAGATGTCTGTCCAGTAGTCAAGTTGCTCCACCTagaaacaaattttcttttcagttcTGTCTCTGGTGTGTACATGCGCAATGTTAGAACTCCTTGCATATCATCCATCATACTTGATGGGAGAGGAGAGTTGGTATCTATTTGAGTAGTTAGCCAGTGAGTAGCTATCCAGACATAGCCAGTTCCCATCATGCCAAGATACTTGGCCACAGTAAACACCTGAGGACCCCAATGAGCATAAGCGTGAAGAACAATAATCCGAGACTCTGTCAAAGCCACTTTAACCAGTAAATCAGTGATGTTACTCTGGTTAGGATCAAGGACCAAAGGTGCTTTGTATGAGATCTTACAACGTCTCTCAGCAAGCATATCCCCTAATGCAGCAATCCCATTTCTCCCATAgtcatcatcaacatagagTGCAATTACCTCTTTCCATCCGTAGTGGTCAATCATTGCGGCTACTGCAGCCATTTGATGCAGATCATTCTGGGTGGTTCTAACAAAGAATGGGAACTGAAGTGAAGACAGGGTGGGGTCCGTTACTGAAAATGATAATAGAGGAACTTGGAGCTCATTTGCAATATGACATATTATATGAGCTGTGACAGCATTCTGAGGTCCAATTATGGCCACTGTGTCTTTCTCCATGAACCGTAAGGCTGCAGCAAGAACAGCTGGATCAGAATTCACAGTGTTCCTATATATTGCATTTAAGAGAGATCTTACAAACTGTGAACAAAGTCGCAAGACGTACCTTCAACGATGCCTAGAAATCCACTGTAATTTGAGTCTTGCATTTGAACTATCATCTTAGTTCCACCAAGAACAGCTGGATCAGAATTCACATCT
Proteins encoded in this region:
- the LOC18770192 gene encoding glutamate receptor 3.6 — translated: MNIVWPLVLMVFYKGVASNGGGSTNVSTRPEFVNVGAVFSFNSIVGKVAKVAIEAAIEDVNSDPAVLGGTKMIVQMQDSNYSGFLGIVEALRFMEKDTVAIIGPQNAVTAHIICHIANELQVPLLSFSVTDPTLSSLQFPFFVRTTQNDLHQMAAVAAMIDHYGWKEVIALYVDDDYGRNGIAALGDMLAERRCKISYKAPLVLDPNQSNITDLLVKVALTESRIIVLHAYAHWGPQVFTVAKYLGMMGTGYVWIATHWLTTQIDTNSPLPSSMMDDMQGVLTLRMYTPETELKRKFVSRWSNLTTGQTSKGKIGLNAYGLYAYDTVWLLAHAINAFFDQGGNISFSNDSRLTQLRRGDLNLDAMSIFNGGNLLLRNILQVNMTGISGPVKFTPDRNLIHPVFEIINVIGTGIRKIGYWSNYSGLSVVPPEYTKPPNRSSSNQSLYGVIWPGQTTQKPRGWVFPNNGRHLKIGVPKHVSFREFVSYAEGNDMFTGYCIDVFTAALNMLPYAVPYKLIPFGDGVKNPRSTELVHKIRTGEFDGAIGDIAIITNRTRMADFTQPFIESGLVVVAPVRTTLNSNPWAFLRPFNPIMWGVTAAFFLIVGTVVWILEHRLNDDFRGPPKKQIVTILWFSFSTWFFAHRENTVSTLGRLVLIIWLFVVLIINSSYTASLTSILTVQQLSSSIKGLDTLLASNDPIGYQQGSFARGYLTDELNVDESRLVPLIMPDDYAKALRDGPQRGGVAAVIDERPYIELFLSSRCDFSIVGQEFTKSGWGFAFARDSPLSVDMSTAILKLSENGDLQRIHDKWLISSGCASQGAKLQVDRLQLKSFWGLFVLCGSACFLALIIFFINMLRQFSKHYTEEVISAGSSTSARLQTFISFVDEKEEEVKSRSKRRKMERMSNRSASEDESMYNSKRRHIDQSS